One window from the genome of Dermacentor variabilis isolate Ectoservices unplaced genomic scaffold, ASM5094787v1 scaffold_13, whole genome shotgun sequence encodes:
- the LOC142566807 gene encoding uncharacterized protein LOC142566807: MDVIWEQSNGTVHANTTLCTTDKFHYLPNYLVGEAATAISGRPTTEACYESAIQLLNQLDGTLQAVRAQELDCAASFQSAALQELQPVTTLSDTRELRRLYDGVQLNVRGLNVLEVPTSTFAAMLYDVLVQSLPQEIVVAFHRHSRLQDDAQGTTSSA, translated from the coding sequence ATGGACGTCATTTGGGAGCAATCCAACGGCACGGTGCACGCAAATACAACCCTATGCACGACTGATAAATTCCATTACCTCCCCAACTACCTGGTAGGGGAAGCAGCAACTGCCATTTCCGGACGGCCAACGACTGAAGCGTGTTATGAGAGTGCCATCCAGCTGCTAAATCAGCTGGATGGCACTCTTCAAGCAGTTCGGGCACAGGAGCTGGATTGTGCAGCATCATTTCAGAGCGCTGCGCTCCAAGAACTGCAGCCCGTGACAACTCTATCGGATACGAGGGAGTTGCGCAGGCTGTATGACGGAGTCCAGCTGAATGTGCGCGGCCTCAACGTCCTAGAAGTTCCAACTAGCACTTTCGCGGCGATGCTCTACGACGTTCTGGTTCAATCCCTGCCGCAAGAAATCGTCGTGGCGTTCCACCGGCATAGCCGTCTCCAGGATGACGCACAAGGCACGACATCCTCTGCTTAG